In Oryzihumus leptocrescens, the following are encoded in one genomic region:
- a CDS encoding NUDIX hydrolase, whose translation MTRQRTPQPLIEVVGVDAAGAEVARQRLGHGQDPQALLWACGWRAVDALEVSSHSGHRHVLTARFQVAPAQGRPPVPHTAVVHRDRDLVVGPGEVADPYQRVAAYAVVTSERGLLLAQLSGLTSEPGRWGLPGGGLDPHEAPADTVLREVWEESGQRVEVTSLAGIQSSHWVGRAPDGRLEDFHAVRIVYRATCGEPTEPVVHDVGGTTASAAWFPTDDLAGLPLTAGWRAALALWPPHGHDAGGRG comes from the coding sequence ATGACCCGGCAGCGCACCCCGCAGCCGCTCATCGAGGTCGTCGGGGTCGACGCCGCCGGCGCGGAGGTCGCCCGGCAGCGGCTCGGCCACGGCCAGGACCCCCAGGCCCTGCTGTGGGCCTGCGGCTGGCGCGCGGTGGACGCCCTGGAGGTGAGCAGCCACTCCGGGCACCGGCACGTGCTGACCGCCCGCTTCCAGGTCGCCCCGGCGCAGGGCCGGCCGCCGGTGCCGCACACCGCGGTGGTGCACCGCGACCGCGACCTGGTCGTCGGGCCCGGTGAGGTCGCCGACCCCTACCAGCGGGTGGCGGCGTATGCCGTGGTGACCAGCGAGCGCGGGCTGCTGCTGGCCCAGCTGTCGGGGCTGACCAGCGAGCCGGGGCGCTGGGGGCTGCCCGGCGGTGGGCTCGACCCGCACGAGGCGCCGGCCGACACGGTGCTGCGCGAGGTCTGGGAGGAGAGCGGGCAGCGGGTCGAGGTGACCTCGCTGGCCGGCATCCAGAGCAGCCACTGGGTCGGCCGGGCGCCCGACGGCCGGCTGGAGGACTTCCACGCGGTGCGCATCGTCTACCGCGCCACCTGCGGCGAGCCGACCGAGCCGGTGGTCCACGACGTCGGCGGCACCACCGCGTCGGCGGCGTGGTTCCCCACCGACGACCTGGCCGGCCTGCCGCTGACCGCCGGCTGGCGTGCTGCGCTCGCGCTGTGGCCTCCCCATGGCCACGATGCTGGCGGGCGCGGCTGA
- a CDS encoding ABC transporter substrate-binding protein, with protein sequence MRPRTHKLAALVALPLALAALSACRDSRAGASTNAAGQPQVKIMVGGIDKVIYLPAKLTEQLGYFKEQGVDVQLLTEPSGASAENVLLAGQVQGVVGFYDHTVTLQAQGKCLTSVVQLAKTPGEAEVVSTQAAGSLTGARDFKGKKLGVTSPGSSTDYLTQYLAAKNGIKAADYSTVKAGAGSTFIAALSNGGIDAGMTTDPTIANVEAKGLGKVLVDMRTEEGTRQALGGLYPAASLYMGCDYVKANPQTVQKVVNAFVKTMRWIGSHDASEIAAKMPADYAGGNQALYVKSIKDSSPMFTSDGRMPEGGPQTVLDVLGTFNDKVKAKKDAIKLEETYTTAFVDKAS encoded by the coding sequence ATGCGCCCGCGCACCCACAAGCTCGCCGCGCTCGTCGCCCTGCCCCTCGCCCTCGCGGCGCTGTCCGCCTGTCGCGACTCCCGCGCCGGCGCGAGCACCAACGCCGCGGGTCAGCCGCAGGTCAAGATCATGGTCGGCGGCATCGACAAGGTGATCTACCTGCCGGCCAAGCTCACCGAGCAGCTCGGCTACTTCAAGGAGCAGGGCGTCGACGTCCAGCTGCTCACCGAGCCGTCCGGCGCCTCCGCGGAGAACGTCCTGCTCGCCGGGCAGGTGCAGGGCGTCGTCGGGTTCTACGACCACACCGTCACCCTGCAGGCCCAGGGCAAGTGCCTGACCAGCGTCGTCCAGCTTGCCAAGACCCCCGGCGAGGCCGAGGTCGTCTCGACGCAGGCCGCCGGGTCGCTCACCGGAGCCAGGGACTTCAAGGGCAAGAAGCTCGGCGTCACCTCGCCCGGCTCCTCCACGGACTACCTGACGCAGTACCTCGCGGCGAAGAACGGGATCAAGGCGGCCGACTACTCCACGGTCAAGGCCGGCGCCGGGTCGACGTTCATCGCGGCCCTGTCCAACGGCGGCATCGACGCCGGCATGACCACCGACCCCACCATCGCCAACGTCGAGGCCAAGGGCCTGGGCAAGGTGCTCGTCGACATGCGCACCGAGGAGGGCACCCGCCAGGCGCTCGGCGGCCTCTACCCGGCGGCGTCGCTCTACATGGGCTGCGACTACGTCAAGGCCAACCCGCAGACGGTGCAGAAGGTCGTCAACGCGTTCGTGAAGACGATGAGGTGGATCGGCAGCCACGACGCGAGCGAGATCGCCGCGAAGATGCCGGCCGACTACGCCGGTGGCAACCAGGCGCTCTACGTGAAGTCGATCAAGGACTCCTCGCCGATGTTCACCTCCGACGGCCGGATGCCCGAGGGCGGCCCGCAGACCGTGCTGGACGTGCTCGGCACCTTCAACGACAAGGTCAAGGCGAAGAAGGACGCGATCAAGCTCGAGGAGACCTACACGACGGCGTTCGTCGACAAGGCCAGCTGA
- a CDS encoding ABC transporter permease — MLLERTERAADATPTPAEEAPARAAGPIAFLRGRSGHSPVMVNLVRVVLVAAWLASWELAARTVIDPFYYSMPSQIWTRLVEWFTVGTSQGTIWENIAITLQEAVYGFVLGSLAGVLLGVALGRSPFLADVLAPFIKGANAIPRIVLASLFVIWFGLGMSSKVATSFVLVFFAVFFNAFQGAREVDKVLVDNARILGAGRWDMLRTIILPSATSWILASLHVAFGFALIGAIVGEFTGADKGLGILINHAQGNFDAAGIYAGMIVTTVIALVAEWLISKVEVRLTAWRPAVKGNAASGL, encoded by the coding sequence GTGTTGCTTGAGCGGACCGAGCGTGCGGCCGACGCCACCCCCACCCCCGCCGAGGAGGCTCCCGCCCGCGCGGCCGGCCCGATCGCCTTCCTGCGCGGGCGTTCCGGGCACTCCCCGGTCATGGTCAACCTGGTGCGGGTGGTCCTCGTGGCCGCCTGGCTCGCCTCCTGGGAGCTGGCCGCGCGGACCGTGATCGACCCGTTCTACTACTCGATGCCCAGCCAGATCTGGACCAGGCTCGTGGAGTGGTTCACGGTCGGCACCTCGCAGGGCACGATCTGGGAGAACATCGCGATCACCCTGCAGGAGGCCGTCTACGGCTTCGTCCTCGGCAGCCTCGCCGGCGTGCTGCTCGGCGTCGCGCTGGGCCGCAGCCCGTTCCTGGCTGACGTGCTCGCGCCCTTCATCAAGGGCGCCAACGCGATCCCCCGCATCGTGCTCGCGTCGCTGTTCGTCATCTGGTTCGGCCTGGGCATGAGCTCCAAGGTCGCCACCAGCTTCGTGCTCGTCTTCTTCGCGGTGTTCTTCAACGCCTTCCAGGGCGCCCGCGAGGTCGACAAGGTGCTGGTCGACAACGCCCGCATCCTCGGCGCCGGCCGGTGGGACATGCTGCGCACGATCATCCTGCCGAGCGCCACGTCCTGGATCCTGGCCAGCCTGCACGTCGCCTTCGGCTTCGCCCTCATCGGCGCGATCGTCGGCGAGTTCACCGGCGCCGACAAGGGCCTGGGCATCCTCATCAACCACGCCCAGGGCAACTTCGACGCCGCCGGCATCTACGCCGGGATGATCGTCACCACCGTGATCGCCCTGGTCGCCGAATGGCTCATCAGCAAGGTCGAGGTGCGCCTCACCGCCTGGCGCCCCGCCGTCAAGGGCAACGCCGCCTCCGGCCTCTAG
- a CDS encoding ABC transporter ATP-binding protein has product MSQTTAPAITLRGASKKFATRDGSAFTAITDVDLTVAAGEFVTVVGPTGCGKSTTLSLVSGLEPATSGTVQVHGAPVTGIPDGVGYMFQSDAVLPWKNVLDNVALGLRYRKVPTSEARERARDWIARVGLAGFEDRYPHQLSGGMRKRVAMAQTLITEPSLLLLDEPFGALDVQTRELMQDELLRLWSGTGAAVVFVTHDLTEAISLADRVVVMTAGPATVKDVVTVDLPRPRRVEEIRLTPEFTELYRRVWDSLREEVEITRARGASRVA; this is encoded by the coding sequence ATGAGCCAGACCACCGCACCGGCCATCACCTTGCGGGGGGCGAGCAAGAAGTTCGCCACCCGTGACGGCTCGGCCTTCACCGCCATCACCGACGTCGACCTCACCGTCGCCGCCGGCGAGTTCGTCACCGTCGTCGGCCCCACGGGCTGCGGCAAGTCGACGACGCTCTCGCTCGTCTCCGGCCTCGAACCGGCCACCTCCGGCACCGTGCAGGTGCACGGCGCCCCGGTCACCGGCATCCCGGACGGGGTGGGCTACATGTTCCAGTCCGACGCGGTGCTGCCGTGGAAGAACGTGCTCGACAACGTCGCCCTCGGCCTGCGCTACCGCAAGGTCCCGACGTCCGAGGCCCGCGAGCGCGCCCGCGACTGGATCGCCCGGGTCGGCCTCGCCGGCTTCGAGGACCGCTACCCGCACCAGCTCTCCGGCGGCATGCGCAAGCGCGTCGCCATGGCCCAGACATTGATCACCGAGCCGTCGCTGCTGCTGCTCGACGAGCCGTTCGGCGCCCTGGACGTGCAGACCCGCGAGCTCATGCAGGACGAGCTGCTGCGGCTGTGGTCCGGCACCGGCGCCGCGGTCGTGTTCGTCACGCACGACCTCACCGAGGCGATCAGCCTCGCCGACCGCGTGGTCGTCATGACCGCCGGGCCGGCCACCGTCAAGGACGTCGTCACCGTCGACCTGCCCCGGCCGCGCCGGGTCGAGGAGATCCGGCTGACGCCCGAGTTCACCGAGCTGTACCGCCGCGTGTGGGACAGCCTGCGCGAGGAAGTGGAGATCACCCGTGCCCGAGGAGCCTCCCGTGTTGCTTGA
- a CDS encoding sensor histidine kinase — MLTRSSRRLPLRAQAILFQVAVLALVLVLATLVSTMVLRRDLEQQFEQRALGIARTVAQREQLATEVSSTEPSVDGPVQRYAAQVRRATGALYVVVTDDAGIRFSHPTTSLIGQRVSTDPSDALAGREVVAIQRGTLGDSARGKVPLRAADGRVVGEVSVGIDIADLNHRMWQLAGLLALVAAAALALGSLGAVALARRLRQATLGLEPEDMADLLREHEAVLGGVRDGVLAVDDRERVSVCNAEASRLLGASVGLGVPLAGSGVPEEVQALLTTPEAPTGAMRVVGERVVLATRLPVRREGRDLGQVLILRDRSDLDELGRELEATRALTDALRAQAHEYTNRLHALSGLLHLGHVEEAQGYLDDLQDGAALGAGVEDPYLAGLLAAKAAAASESGVTLTVTDATWVPARLRAPLDAVTVVANLVDNAVRAAADGPARPATVEVTLVADGADLLVHVVDSGAGVPPTEVGRVFASGFTTRADGAERHGIGLVLARQTARRHAGDVELVDAGGGGHGAVFRARMGGVLLREGQAATPGHEELT, encoded by the coding sequence GTGCTCACACGCTCCTCCCGGCGGCTGCCGCTGCGGGCCCAGGCGATCCTGTTCCAGGTCGCGGTGCTCGCGCTGGTCCTCGTGCTCGCCACACTCGTCTCCACCATGGTGCTCCGCCGCGACCTCGAGCAGCAGTTCGAGCAGCGCGCGCTGGGCATCGCCCGGACCGTGGCGCAGCGGGAGCAGCTGGCCACCGAGGTCAGCAGCACCGAGCCTTCGGTGGACGGCCCGGTCCAGCGGTATGCCGCGCAGGTGCGCCGCGCGACCGGTGCGCTCTACGTCGTGGTCACCGACGACGCGGGGATCCGGTTCAGCCACCCGACGACCTCGCTGATCGGCCAGCGGGTGAGCACCGACCCCTCCGACGCGCTCGCCGGCCGTGAGGTGGTGGCGATCCAGCGCGGCACGCTGGGCGACTCGGCCCGCGGCAAGGTGCCGCTGCGTGCCGCCGACGGACGGGTGGTCGGCGAGGTCAGCGTCGGCATCGACATCGCCGACCTCAACCACCGGATGTGGCAGCTGGCCGGCCTGCTGGCCCTGGTCGCCGCCGCAGCGCTGGCCCTGGGCTCGCTGGGGGCGGTGGCCCTGGCCCGGCGGCTGCGGCAGGCCACGCTCGGGCTGGAGCCGGAGGACATGGCCGACCTGCTGCGCGAGCACGAGGCGGTGCTCGGCGGGGTGCGCGACGGCGTGCTGGCCGTGGACGACCGCGAGCGGGTGAGTGTCTGCAACGCCGAGGCGAGCCGGCTGCTCGGCGCCTCGGTCGGCCTCGGCGTGCCGCTGGCCGGCTCCGGGGTGCCGGAGGAGGTCCAGGCGCTGCTGACGACCCCGGAGGCGCCGACCGGGGCGATGCGGGTGGTGGGGGAGCGGGTTGTCCTGGCCACCCGGCTGCCGGTGCGCCGCGAGGGACGCGACCTGGGCCAGGTGCTGATCCTGCGGGACCGCTCGGACCTCGACGAGCTGGGCCGCGAGCTCGAGGCCACCCGGGCGCTGACCGACGCCCTGCGCGCCCAGGCGCACGAGTACACCAACCGGCTGCACGCCCTCAGCGGGCTGCTGCACCTGGGCCACGTCGAGGAGGCACAGGGCTACCTCGACGACCTGCAGGATGGTGCCGCCCTCGGGGCCGGGGTCGAGGACCCTTACCTCGCAGGGCTGCTCGCGGCCAAGGCTGCGGCGGCGTCGGAGTCGGGGGTGACCCTGACGGTGACCGACGCGACCTGGGTGCCGGCCCGGCTGCGGGCCCCGCTGGACGCGGTCACGGTCGTGGCCAACCTCGTCGACAACGCCGTCCGTGCGGCCGCGGACGGTCCGGCCCGTCCGGCCACCGTGGAGGTCACGCTGGTCGCCGACGGCGCCGACCTGCTCGTGCACGTCGTCGACTCCGGCGCCGGGGTGCCGCCGACCGAGGTGGGTCGGGTGTTCGCCAGCGGGTTCACCACCCGTGCGGACGGGGCCGAGCGGCACGGCATCGGGCTGGTGCTGGCCCGGCAGACCGCCCGCCGGCACGCCGGGGACGTGGAGCTGGTCGACGCCGGGGGCGGCGGGCACGGCGCCGTCTTCCGCGCGAGGATGGGCGGCGTGCTGCTGCGCGAGGGGCAGGCCGCCACCCCCGGCCACGAGGAGCTGACGTGA
- a CDS encoding response regulator, with protein MIRVLVVDDDFRVARVHASYCERVPGFEVVGTTHTAADALRLAAETAPDLVLLDEYLPDRPGSSVIGEIGAAVIVISAADDAATVRQAIARGAVNYLVKPFAPSVLADRLVAFERFHRSLHGDRQLDQQAVDRAMRMLHEGDLTGSALPKGRSAVTAEAVREALRSSGEPMTAQAIADAVGVSRATAQRYLADLARAGRVQLGLRYGATGRPEHRYEWLGGTDHA; from the coding sequence GTGATCCGGGTGCTGGTCGTCGACGACGACTTCCGGGTCGCCCGCGTGCACGCGTCGTACTGCGAGCGGGTGCCGGGGTTCGAGGTCGTCGGCACCACGCACACCGCGGCCGACGCGCTGCGCCTGGCCGCCGAGACCGCACCGGACCTGGTGTTGCTCGACGAGTACCTCCCGGACCGGCCGGGCTCCTCGGTGATCGGCGAGATCGGGGCGGCCGTCATCGTCATCAGCGCGGCCGACGACGCGGCCACGGTGCGCCAGGCGATCGCGCGCGGCGCGGTCAACTACCTCGTCAAGCCGTTCGCCCCCTCGGTCCTGGCCGACCGGCTGGTGGCGTTCGAGCGGTTCCACCGCTCCCTGCACGGCGACCGGCAGCTCGACCAGCAGGCGGTCGACCGGGCGATGCGGATGCTGCACGAGGGCGACCTCACCGGCTCGGCGCTGCCCAAGGGGCGGTCAGCGGTGACAGCCGAGGCGGTCCGCGAGGCGCTGCGCTCCTCCGGGGAGCCGATGACCGCGCAGGCGATCGCCGACGCGGTCGGGGTGTCCCGGGCGACCGCCCAGCGCTACCTGGCCGACCTGGCCCGGGCCGGCCGCGTCCAGCTGGGCCTGCGCTACGGCGCGACCGGGCGGCCCGAGCACCGCTACGAGTGGCTCGGCGGCACCGACCACGCCTGA